One region of Aminobacterium colombiense DSM 12261 genomic DNA includes:
- a CDS encoding pyridoxamine 5'-phosphate oxidase family protein, which produces MFKEMRRKDRELSNIEALALLEEGNYMVLSTLSRDGYCYGVPLHYVFINDSIYFHCAIEGHKLENIAYNDKVSICVVGKAEVVPEKFTTNYESVIAFGRAKEVKGDEKEIALIALIGKYSPEHISEGREYIKRASDKTKVIGITVERITGKARKEKA; this is translated from the coding sequence ATGTTTAAAGAAATGAGACGTAAAGACAGGGAACTTTCTAATATAGAGGCTCTGGCACTGCTTGAAGAGGGAAATTATATGGTGCTTTCTACTCTTTCACGGGATGGATATTGTTATGGAGTACCTCTCCACTATGTTTTTATAAATGACTCCATTTATTTTCACTGTGCGATTGAAGGGCATAAACTTGAAAACATTGCTTACAACGATAAAGTTTCAATTTGTGTGGTGGGCAAAGCTGAAGTAGTGCCAGAAAAGTTCACTACAAACTACGAGAGTGTCATAGCCTTTGGAAGGGCTAAAGAAGTAAAAGGGGATGAAAAAGAAATCGCGCTGATTGCCCTCATTGGGAAATATTCACCGGAGCATATCTCTGAAGGGAGGGAATATATAAAACGAGCTTCCGATAAAACAAAAGTTATAGGCATTACTGTTGAAAGGATTACTGGGAAGGCTAGAAAAGAAAAGGCATAA
- a CDS encoding DUF4236 domain-containing protein: MGFRFFRRFRIAPGIAINLSKTGISASLGPKGAKVTLGRRGTRTTIGLPGTGLYYTTLHSGKKRASPKSKKPATPQYESLTREEIIKKKLTLNFLSRLFLPKSEENFVDGLKAFLEKDEKRALACFQKSLNLPDSAFMAGLILLNNDNPQQAIIAFHHVQNKIDLLGSLFKKIGIYMSLYLPLTEEMQVEIWPDNRGLYLALIEAKQRLAKHDEAIMLLRKIVDESPNDIAFRLSLAELLADASEREEKSHGIYKEIVALSNNVENETALHSALLFYRGKALYYLGYHTLARNTLTTALGRKKGRPRE, translated from the coding sequence ATGGGCTTCCGTTTTTTTAGACGTTTCAGGATTGCTCCTGGCATTGCCATTAATTTGAGCAAAACAGGAATTTCGGCCTCTTTAGGCCCCAAGGGGGCAAAAGTAACCCTTGGACGACGCGGCACTAGAACTACAATTGGGTTGCCCGGGACAGGGCTTTACTACACAACCTTACACTCAGGTAAAAAAAGAGCTTCACCAAAATCCAAAAAACCAGCAACACCTCAGTATGAATCTCTTACACGAGAAGAAATTATCAAAAAGAAGCTAACCCTCAATTTTTTAAGCAGGCTTTTTTTACCTAAATCAGAAGAAAACTTTGTTGACGGGCTAAAGGCCTTTTTGGAAAAAGATGAAAAGAGAGCTTTAGCTTGTTTTCAAAAGTCATTAAACCTTCCTGACTCAGCTTTTATGGCCGGCCTCATTCTCCTGAACAACGACAATCCCCAACAAGCCATTATTGCTTTTCACCACGTGCAGAACAAAATTGACCTTCTCGGATCTCTTTTTAAAAAAATTGGCATCTATATGTCCCTATACTTACCTTTAACAGAAGAGATGCAAGTGGAGATATGGCCCGATAATAGAGGTCTGTATCTTGCTTTAATAGAAGCCAAGCAACGACTGGCGAAGCATGACGAAGCCATCATGTTGTTGAGAAAAATCGTAGATGAATCCCCAAATGATATAGCCTTTCGTCTTTCATTAGCCGAATTGCTCGCAGATGCTTCTGAAAGAGAAGAAAAATCTCATGGTATTTATAAAGAAATTGTAGCCCTAAGCAATAATGTTGAGAACGAGACAGCCCTGCACAGTGCTTTGTTGTTTTACAGGGGGAAGGCCCTCTATTATCTTGGATACCATACTTTAGCACGTAACACTCTGACTACAGCCCTTGGACGAAAAAAAGGCAGGCCCAGAGAGTAG
- the sdaAA gene encoding L-serine ammonia-lyase, iron-sulfur-dependent, subunit alpha, with amino-acid sequence MKHSILNDVLGPVMRGPSSSHTAASYRIAAIARSLLKSSLKEVIFTFDREGSYGEVFRQQGSDLAFAAGALGWDITDSRFEDVLGIAQRKGKLILFQIDDISDSNHPNEVLVSMAGTGGDSVELLARSVGGGAIVITKIDGWPVWITGDSHDLFIVTNSEGKDSLLLKIEEHNRNERSVTIHERDGQFLIHIAYLRRPVKEILKNLESMTGVLSLKISCPVVYACPGEPLFTSAKELLKIVGEKGKSLADASLSYESQMLKLPEEEIWAEMSSRLEIMEEAARAGIEDHPFEMKLIRPSAGKIYKAEIEGKLPIGGLHSQAMARALGVMHVNASKGIICAAPTAGSSGVIPGVILTLAERFRLSREEKIRALFTASAIGLIVAIRATFSAEVAGCQAEIGVAGAMASAAVVEVAGGSPEQALDAASIFLQNSLGSICDPVQGFVEIPCHTRNGVAASSAFVCADIVMGGYFNPLPFDEVVDAMYSVGKLLPRELRCTAKGGLSICPSGCALPLLSK; translated from the coding sequence ATGAAGCATAGCATTTTAAACGATGTTTTAGGTCCAGTAATGCGGGGCCCGTCCAGCTCTCATACTGCTGCATCCTACAGAATCGCAGCAATTGCACGATCTTTGTTAAAGAGCAGTTTAAAGGAGGTAATATTCACCTTCGACAGGGAGGGTTCCTATGGAGAAGTTTTTCGCCAGCAGGGAAGTGATCTTGCCTTTGCCGCAGGAGCATTAGGATGGGACATAACAGACTCCCGGTTTGAAGATGTTCTAGGGATTGCGCAAAGAAAAGGCAAATTAATTCTATTTCAGATAGATGATATTTCTGACTCAAATCATCCTAATGAAGTACTCGTTTCTATGGCGGGAACTGGAGGAGATAGTGTGGAACTTCTTGCCCGCTCTGTGGGTGGAGGAGCTATAGTCATAACAAAGATCGATGGTTGGCCAGTCTGGATAACAGGCGACTCGCATGACCTTTTCATCGTAACTAATTCTGAGGGAAAGGACTCCCTCCTTCTAAAGATTGAAGAACATAACCGAAATGAGCGTTCAGTTACCATTCATGAGAGAGATGGCCAATTTCTCATCCATATTGCCTATCTGCGTCGGCCAGTAAAGGAAATATTGAAGAACTTAGAGAGCATGACAGGAGTCCTATCTCTAAAGATATCCTGCCCCGTTGTTTATGCATGCCCAGGGGAACCGCTTTTCACCAGTGCAAAGGAGTTATTAAAAATCGTGGGTGAAAAGGGGAAAAGTCTCGCAGATGCCTCTCTTTCTTATGAATCGCAGATGCTCAAACTTCCGGAGGAAGAAATCTGGGCGGAGATGTCTAGCCGTTTAGAAATAATGGAAGAAGCAGCCAGGGCGGGAATAGAAGACCACCCCTTTGAAATGAAGCTTATTCGTCCTAGTGCAGGCAAAATCTATAAAGCGGAAATTGAAGGGAAACTTCCTATAGGGGGGCTTCATAGCCAAGCTATGGCGCGAGCATTGGGCGTAATGCATGTCAACGCATCAAAAGGAATAATTTGTGCAGCCCCTACAGCGGGGTCCAGCGGAGTAATACCTGGAGTAATCCTTACACTGGCAGAAAGATTTAGACTTTCCAGAGAAGAAAAGATAAGGGCGCTGTTTACAGCATCTGCAATAGGTCTCATCGTAGCCATACGTGCAACATTTTCAGCAGAAGTGGCTGGTTGCCAAGCAGAGATAGGTGTAGCTGGAGCTATGGCTAGCGCTGCGGTGGTAGAGGTTGCTGGTGGAAGTCCGGAACAGGCATTGGATGCGGCAAGTATTTTTTTACAGAATAGTCTTGGATCTATATGTGATCCCGTTCAGGGTTTTGTTGAAATCCCTTGTCATACCCGCAATGGGGTAGCAGCTTCATCTGCCTTCGTTTGCGCTGACATAGTTATGGGAGGATATTTTAATCCCCTTCCCTTTGATGAAGTCGTGGACGCTATGTATTCTGTTGGGAAATTACTGCCGCGAGAGCTGAGATGTACAGCTAAGGGAGGCCTTTCCATTTGCCCTAGTGGATGCGCTCTCCCTCTTCTCAGTAAATAA
- a CDS encoding ABC transporter ATP-binding protein, whose product MSLSISLTHLTKIFTKGKESFKAVDDVHLDIDAGELITFLGPSGCGKTTILRMIAGFEKPTEGQVLIGGRDITHLAVNKRDIGFVFQNYALFPHMSIFDNVAYGLKVRGLSRKEAELKVKEVLNLVGLIGVDERFPHQLSGGEQQRVALARVLVIDPRVLLMDEPLSNLDAKLRIYMRAEIRKIQKKLGITCIHVTHDQKEALTIADRIVVLNKGKIEQVAAPFELYANPATLFVADFIGQANIFKGQVEALSEEKIDVFIYNRIVTVNYKSNCSFKIGDEVALIVRPEAVSLGQSEKSMLSGQVLSSVFVGDRIEYNIEIKSGQLVHAFVPYSHDSTIFPEGSRVGLLIDPEDVLALPL is encoded by the coding sequence ATGTCTCTTTCTATTTCTCTCACCCATTTAACAAAGATATTCACCAAAGGAAAGGAATCTTTTAAAGCAGTAGATGATGTCCACCTCGACATAGATGCGGGCGAACTGATAACATTTCTGGGTCCTTCCGGTTGCGGCAAGACCACGATCCTCAGAATGATCGCCGGCTTTGAAAAACCTACTGAGGGGCAAGTGCTAATAGGAGGACGAGACATTACACATCTGGCAGTGAACAAAAGAGACATCGGCTTTGTTTTTCAAAACTACGCCCTTTTTCCCCACATGAGTATTTTTGACAATGTTGCCTACGGTCTGAAAGTGAGGGGACTTTCTCGCAAAGAAGCGGAGCTAAAGGTCAAAGAGGTCTTAAATCTGGTGGGATTAATTGGAGTAGATGAGCGCTTTCCTCACCAGCTTTCGGGGGGGGAACAGCAGCGTGTAGCTTTAGCGCGAGTTCTCGTTATTGACCCCAGGGTTCTTCTTATGGATGAGCCCCTTTCCAATCTGGATGCAAAACTAAGAATATATATGAGGGCAGAGATCCGGAAGATCCAGAAAAAACTTGGAATAACGTGTATCCATGTTACCCATGATCAGAAAGAGGCCCTTACCATAGCTGACCGGATTGTAGTTTTGAACAAAGGGAAAATAGAACAGGTCGCTGCTCCTTTTGAGCTATATGCCAATCCAGCCACCCTTTTTGTCGCCGATTTTATCGGCCAGGCCAATATTTTCAAAGGACAGGTTGAAGCCCTTTCAGAAGAAAAAATAGATGTTTTTATCTATAATCGCATCGTAACAGTTAACTACAAATCTAACTGTAGTTTTAAAATAGGAGATGAAGTGGCGCTCATCGTAAGACCCGAAGCTGTAAGCCTGGGACAGTCTGAAAAATCAATGCTGAGCGGGCAAGTTCTTAGCTCAGTTTTCGTAGGGGATAGGATAGAGTACAATATTGAGATTAAATCAGGTCAGCTTGTCCATGCCTTTGTACCCTATAGTCACGACAGCACTATTTTCCCAGAGGGAAGCAGAGTGGGGCTGCTTATCGACCCTGAAGATGTATTAGCCCTTCCACTTTAG
- a CDS encoding ABC transporter permease — translation MMVLWALLGLFVLYPLARLMYMVFTIDGAASFTNFTQVFTNWYNRKAFFNSLILATSVAAGGTLVGFIFAFAETRLSLPVFIKWFIGAVVVLPFVSPPFTSSIALTLVLGPNGLLLNFLGIPDFNIYGFLGTWIAETLTYFPVAFLTLAAVLRAIDPNLEDAAMSMGSSRWRTFRTVTLPLSAPGLANAFLLLFGSSLADFATPLVMAGHTFPVLTTQAYLQITGMYDLRGGAAISFVLLIPAVLVYLLQHYWVERRSYVTVTGKVGIRTTPKGASGFIEILILAFIFLVTIFIIFLYSIIFLGSLVNVWGVDNSFTLENYVYVFTVGLKAVKDTVIIAIASTLVGSVIGVAIGYLVSLKDLPWRKTLEFTSLLNYVLPGTVIGIAYVIAFNSGPIVLTGTMSIIVALCVFRYDATGIRATIASLQQIDKSMEEASLSLGASRLTTFFRVTLPLIIPAVTTGMRYLFVVSMTAVSATIFLVSVRWSLLTIRILECITELLFAQAAAFSVVLVLIVFIAIGIISVMFRIAYPDYVCQTRRP, via the coding sequence ATGATGGTGTTATGGGCCCTATTGGGCCTTTTTGTACTATATCCTCTGGCACGCCTCATGTACATGGTCTTTACCATCGATGGGGCTGCCAGCTTTACCAACTTTACACAGGTGTTTACAAACTGGTACAACCGCAAGGCTTTTTTTAACAGTCTTATTTTGGCAACTTCCGTAGCGGCAGGCGGAACCCTGGTAGGCTTCATTTTCGCCTTCGCGGAGACCAGGCTTTCTTTACCTGTTTTTATCAAGTGGTTTATTGGAGCTGTAGTTGTTCTGCCTTTTGTTTCCCCTCCTTTTACGAGCAGTATCGCTCTCACCCTGGTGCTGGGGCCGAATGGACTGCTGTTAAACTTTTTGGGCATACCGGATTTCAACATATATGGATTCTTGGGAACGTGGATAGCTGAAACGCTGACGTACTTTCCCGTAGCTTTCTTAACTCTGGCTGCCGTACTTAGGGCTATTGATCCTAATTTGGAGGATGCGGCTATGAGCATGGGCAGCTCACGGTGGCGAACATTTCGCACGGTTACTTTGCCTCTCAGTGCCCCAGGCCTGGCTAATGCCTTTTTACTTCTTTTTGGCAGCTCATTGGCAGATTTTGCCACCCCCCTCGTTATGGCTGGTCATACATTTCCTGTGCTGACCACGCAGGCATACCTTCAGATAACTGGAATGTATGACTTGCGTGGGGGAGCGGCTATTTCATTTGTATTGTTGATACCAGCAGTTTTGGTCTATCTTTTACAGCACTACTGGGTAGAACGCCGCAGTTACGTTACGGTAACTGGGAAGGTAGGAATTCGTACTACTCCCAAGGGAGCCAGTGGTTTTATTGAAATTCTTATTTTGGCTTTTATTTTTTTAGTAACGATCTTTATCATTTTTCTGTATTCCATTATATTTCTGGGTTCCTTAGTTAATGTCTGGGGTGTAGACAATAGTTTTACTCTTGAAAATTATGTTTATGTTTTTACTGTGGGGCTAAAGGCAGTTAAAGATACGGTTATCATTGCAATTGCTTCTACACTTGTTGGCAGCGTAATAGGCGTTGCTATAGGATATCTTGTGAGCCTGAAAGACCTTCCCTGGCGCAAGACTCTGGAGTTTACTTCGCTTCTAAACTACGTTTTACCAGGAACAGTGATCGGAATAGCTTATGTCATCGCCTTTAACTCTGGTCCAATTGTTTTAACAGGAACAATGTCTATTATTGTAGCCCTTTGCGTCTTTCGCTATGATGCCACTGGAATTCGAGCTACAATAGCATCGCTGCAACAAATTGATAAGTCTATGGAAGAAGCATCTCTTAGTCTTGGCGCATCCAGGCTGACGACCTTTTTTAGAGTCACTCTCCCGCTGATCATTCCTGCTGTCACAACAGGAATGCGCTATCTGTTTGTTGTTTCCATGACAGCGGTAAGTGCTACTATTTTTTTAGTATCTGTCCGCTGGAGCCTGTTGACCATTCGTATTCTGGAGTGTATTACTGAACTGCTCTTTGCACAAGCTGCAGCATTCTCTGTGGTTCTTGTGCTTATAGTTTTTATAGCTATCGGGATTATATCTGTTATGTTTCGTATAGCCTATCCTGATTATGTCTGCCAGACAAGGAGGCCATAG
- a CDS encoding aconitase X swivel domain-containing protein codes for MEKIIMRGRSAIGGVAEGIAMVSRETIQGWSGVDDKTGIVIEKGHPFEGMSIKGAVLVLSGGKGSNGWSCHFHAARVGGIGPAALIFPKMDSRTGVAAVVTGVPTVTDLEQDPFEIIRTGDLVRVNGDNGTVEITRN; via the coding sequence ATGGAAAAAATCATTATGCGAGGTAGAAGCGCCATAGGTGGAGTGGCAGAAGGCATAGCTATGGTAAGTAGGGAGACCATTCAGGGCTGGAGTGGGGTAGACGATAAAACAGGCATTGTTATAGAAAAAGGTCATCCTTTTGAGGGCATGAGCATTAAGGGAGCAGTACTTGTCCTTTCCGGGGGGAAGGGGTCGAATGGATGGTCATGTCATTTTCACGCAGCTCGCGTAGGAGGAATAGGGCCAGCAGCTTTGATATTCCCTAAAATGGATTCTCGCACAGGTGTTGCAGCTGTTGTTACAGGGGTACCTACAGTTACGGACCTGGAACAAGATCCTTTTGAAATAATTAGAACAGGGGATCTGGTTAGAGTCAACGGCGATAATGGAACTGTTGAAATTACCAGAAACTAA
- a CDS encoding metallopeptidase family protein has protein sequence MNINKFRETANNIMEGLPEELFKQLNGGIIVLDEKKEDGECLVMGEYVEDPFLGKTILLYYGSFVEDLEDASFKEWAEEIEDTIIHELRHHIESLAGVDYLSDEEKLEP, from the coding sequence ATGAATATTAATAAGTTTCGTGAAACGGCAAATAATATAATGGAAGGATTGCCAGAAGAGCTTTTTAAGCAACTTAACGGAGGAATCATTGTTCTTGACGAGAAAAAAGAAGATGGCGAGTGTCTAGTGATGGGAGAGTATGTGGAGGACCCATTCTTGGGGAAAACCATTCTACTTTATTACGGATCTTTTGTTGAGGATCTGGAAGACGCTTCGTTCAAGGAATGGGCAGAGGAGATAGAAGACACCATAATACATGAACTTCGTCACCATATAGAATCTCTGGCCGGTGTAGATTACCTTTCTGACGAGGAGAAGTTGGAACCCTAG
- a CDS encoding ABC transporter substrate-binding protein, which produces MKKYTFWGRIAAFAIGGIMIFSGFAMAAEQALNAYTIWSERYANAVFSAFTEDTGIKVNWMRFSSGEVQARLEAEKGNPQVDVVFGNMAEAFVSGTPKGLFEPYIPQGAEPIPAKFKDPDGYWTGVAIDPICFMFNTKFLKDHGLEAPASWEDLTNPAYKNQLQMADARTSGTAMYRILSLIQAMGEDKAYEYQKKLNENVQVYTKSGAGGALPIGRGQAAGGIFFLVDALEMQQKGYDVTISYPKDGVVAGIEAMALVKGAKQPELAKKFLDWASTERMQRIYEKSQINLIPSNPEVQISNPGLDMSKVNVLPLDIKWAGENRDRLVERWVDEVLK; this is translated from the coding sequence ATGAAAAAGTACACTTTTTGGGGTAGGATTGCTGCTTTTGCCATAGGAGGAATAATGATTTTCTCCGGCTTTGCCATGGCAGCTGAACAAGCTCTCAATGCCTATACCATATGGTCAGAGCGATATGCTAACGCAGTATTTAGCGCTTTTACAGAAGACACCGGAATTAAGGTGAACTGGATGCGATTTTCTTCTGGCGAAGTACAGGCCAGGCTAGAGGCTGAAAAGGGCAATCCTCAGGTGGACGTTGTTTTTGGCAACATGGCTGAAGCCTTCGTGAGCGGAACTCCCAAAGGTCTTTTCGAACCTTATATACCTCAGGGGGCCGAACCTATTCCCGCTAAATTTAAAGATCCTGACGGCTATTGGACAGGCGTTGCAATTGACCCTATATGTTTTATGTTCAATACAAAATTCCTGAAAGATCATGGCCTGGAAGCACCTGCTTCGTGGGAAGATCTTACCAATCCCGCCTATAAGAACCAACTGCAAATGGCCGATGCCAGAACATCTGGAACCGCCATGTACCGCATACTGAGCCTCATACAGGCCATGGGCGAGGATAAAGCATACGAATACCAGAAAAAGTTAAACGAAAATGTTCAGGTCTATACGAAAAGCGGCGCTGGCGGAGCTTTGCCAATAGGTAGGGGACAGGCAGCTGGAGGAATATTCTTTCTCGTAGACGCTTTGGAGATGCAGCAGAAAGGCTACGATGTAACTATCAGCTATCCAAAAGATGGGGTAGTTGCTGGCATCGAAGCTATGGCCCTGGTAAAGGGAGCTAAACAGCCGGAACTTGCGAAAAAGTTTCTTGATTGGGCCTCTACAGAAAGAATGCAGAGGATTTACGAAAAGAGTCAAATCAATCTGATTCCCAGCAATCCTGAAGTACAAATTTCTAATCCTGGTTTAGATATGTCAAAGGTGAATGTGCTGCCGCTAGATATTAAATGGGCCGGGGAAAACCGCGATCGGCTGGTGGAGCGCTGGGTCGATGAAGTTCTCAAATAA
- a CDS encoding aconitase X, which produces MNLTDKEKRMLDGSEGILKQKAMENVVKYAHVLGAEKLCIVTKAHLFCGSHSYMRAVNSDDIDEIISEMHFCSSKKVLLDRVECYAQADVGPMCPYNWKKMGVSDEEHENNMKYLKRYLDAGVQLVGSCVPYMLGFIPLMGEHYVTSESHAVLMMNSLWGACGQADGLEAGFWSAVCGRTPLWGLHIMENRKGTHVFDIECATETVYDWDILGYTIGRKTPTHSIPVLRKGFQRPDMTKLKSSFASMATTGGPEICHIVGVTPEARTLEDALGGNAPLDIITITERDIEESLSMLCETGRAKLDYISLGCPHYTIEQMMIAANFLKGKKVHSNTVLHIWTAAPIKETADRCGYTEIIERAGGIVLTSSCPLTSEKKPDGAVTMAFDSGKQAHYIKPGSGAKVYFGSMEDCLKSAISGYWEGR; this is translated from the coding sequence TTGAACTTGACTGACAAAGAAAAACGGATGTTGGATGGGTCAGAAGGAATATTAAAGCAAAAGGCCATGGAGAATGTGGTGAAATATGCCCATGTACTTGGGGCAGAGAAACTTTGCATTGTTACAAAGGCCCATCTTTTCTGCGGTTCTCATTCGTATATGCGTGCAGTAAATTCGGATGATATAGATGAAATCATCTCGGAGATGCACTTCTGTTCCTCAAAAAAAGTTCTTTTGGATAGGGTTGAATGCTATGCGCAGGCAGATGTAGGTCCTATGTGTCCTTACAACTGGAAAAAGATGGGCGTTTCAGACGAAGAACATGAGAACAATATGAAATATCTTAAAAGATATCTTGATGCCGGCGTCCAGCTCGTGGGCTCGTGTGTTCCTTATATGTTGGGATTTATACCCCTTATGGGTGAACATTATGTGACTAGTGAATCTCACGCCGTCCTCATGATGAACTCCCTTTGGGGAGCTTGCGGACAAGCTGATGGCCTTGAAGCAGGATTTTGGTCTGCCGTATGTGGAAGAACTCCGCTATGGGGACTCCATATAATGGAAAACAGGAAAGGAACCCATGTCTTCGATATAGAATGTGCCACAGAAACAGTCTATGATTGGGATATACTGGGATACACTATAGGCCGAAAGACACCCACCCATTCCATACCAGTTCTCAGAAAGGGATTCCAGAGACCAGACATGACGAAGCTTAAATCTTCTTTTGCCTCTATGGCAACCACTGGAGGCCCTGAAATATGCCATATTGTGGGAGTAACACCTGAAGCAAGAACCCTTGAAGATGCCCTTGGAGGAAATGCGCCCTTGGATATTATTACGATAACAGAGCGAGACATTGAAGAATCCCTTAGCATGCTCTGTGAGACAGGCCGAGCAAAATTGGACTATATCAGTCTTGGCTGCCCTCATTACACCATAGAGCAAATGATGATTGCGGCAAACTTTCTAAAAGGGAAGAAGGTACATTCGAACACTGTTCTTCACATATGGACCGCTGCGCCTATAAAAGAAACGGCTGACCGGTGCGGATACACAGAGATCATTGAGAGAGCTGGGGGGATAGTCCTCACCAGCAGTTGTCCACTCACCAGTGAAAAGAAACCAGATGGTGCCGTTACTATGGCATTCGATTCAGGTAAACAGGCTCACTACATAAAGCCAGGAAGTGGTGCAAAGGTTTACTTTGGTTCAATGGAAGATTGCCTGAAGTCAGCTATCAGTGGTTACTGGGAGGGCAGATAG